One genomic region from Gemmobacter aquarius encodes:
- a CDS encoding ABC transporter substrate-binding protein → MQDDKAPITRQKFIEELLRYKKGSVSRRHFLGVTGLGTAMAVMGVPLLRPSRAFAQGIGDQVVLATWPNYHDPANFDTFAAETGAAVQVNVFGSNEEMLAKLQAGGSGWDVFVPTNYTITTYVEADLIEPLDLSKLPNYDATTFEARFAEAGSVRGKLYAVPKNWGTTGMAWDSTKAKAPFTSWKDFFDITKTDFSGRTMVHDYQLTTIGSALKYFGHSFNSVDPAELADAEKLLIEVKPHLFAITSDYQPAMRNGDAWLTMCWTGEGKQMNRDIPEIHFALGKDGGEIWSDYYAIPKNAPNREAAYALINYLITPEVNAREAMAHGFPVADSRVNALLPPEVLSDPILYPAADLLNAQEFGAAVTLTDPNRAEVMARFKSA, encoded by the coding sequence ATGCAAGACGACAAGGCTCCGATCACTCGGCAGAAGTTTATCGAAGAGTTGCTACGTTACAAGAAAGGCTCGGTCAGCCGCCGCCACTTTCTGGGCGTGACGGGGCTTGGCACCGCCATGGCCGTGATGGGCGTGCCGCTCCTGCGCCCGTCGCGCGCCTTTGCCCAAGGCATCGGCGATCAGGTGGTTCTGGCGACATGGCCGAACTATCACGATCCGGCCAACTTCGACACATTCGCCGCCGAAACCGGTGCGGCGGTGCAGGTCAATGTCTTCGGCTCCAACGAAGAGATGCTGGCCAAGTTGCAGGCGGGCGGCTCGGGCTGGGATGTGTTCGTGCCCACGAACTATACCATCACCACCTATGTCGAAGCCGACCTGATCGAACCGCTCGACCTGTCCAAGCTGCCCAATTACGACGCCACGACATTCGAGGCACGCTTTGCCGAAGCAGGCAGCGTCCGCGGCAAACTCTATGCCGTGCCCAAGAACTGGGGCACCACCGGCATGGCATGGGACAGCACCAAGGCAAAGGCGCCCTTCACCAGCTGGAAGGACTTCTTCGACATCACCAAGACCGATTTCTCGGGCCGGACCATGGTGCATGACTACCAGCTGACCACCATCGGCAGCGCGCTGAAATACTTCGGCCATTCCTTCAATTCGGTCGATCCGGCCGAACTCGCCGATGCCGAAAAGCTGCTGATCGAGGTAAAGCCCCACCTCTTCGCGATCACCTCCGATTACCAGCCCGCCATGCGAAACGGCGATGCTTGGCTGACCATGTGCTGGACCGGCGAAGGCAAGCAGATGAACCGCGACATCCCCGAAATCCACTTCGCCCTTGGCAAGGATGGCGGCGAGATCTGGTCCGACTACTACGCCATCCCGAAAAACGCGCCGAACCGCGAAGCCGCCTACGCCCTGATCAACTACCTGATCACCCCCGAGGTCAACGCGCGCGAGGCGATGGCCCACGGCTTCCCCGTCGCGGATTCCCGCGTGAACGCCCTCTTGCCACCCGAAGTGCTGTCCGACCCGATCCTCTATCCTGCGGCAGACCTTCTGAACGCGCAGGAATTCGGCGCGGCGGTAACCCTGACCGACCCGAACCGCGCCGAGGTCATGGCACGGTTCAAGTCGGCATAA
- a CDS encoding ABC transporter ATP-binding protein, translating into MSGPPQSQHLQTAPIIAEFVATTKRYGTVLAADRLNLQIRRGEFLSFLGPSGCGKTTALRMLAGLESPTEGRILIDGQDMSGSPAHQRPVNMVFQQYALFPHMTAAENVGYGLRQRRPRLAAAEIARRVDRALETVRLPEFGPRRIWQMSGGQQQRVALARAIVNEPKMLLLDEPMAALDAKLRAEMQMELLSLQRSLGITFVLVTHDQQEALSMSDRICIMGQGRIAQIGTPRELYDRPANRYVAGFVGRANILPAKVRSQTGQDAQVSLGDGLDVTVQAPFAVTAGQQVHISIRPEALRLSAIPPADASGLAIAAQITHKTFLGEHIECLLHHPLLGQVQVTLPRQAERSLSGADVGTTVHVLWDHGEGLILGQD; encoded by the coding sequence ATGTCGGGCCCGCCCCAAAGCCAGCACTTGCAGACAGCCCCGATCATCGCGGAATTCGTGGCGACCACGAAACGCTACGGGACCGTTCTGGCCGCAGACCGCCTGAACCTGCAAATCCGGCGGGGCGAGTTCCTGTCCTTCCTCGGCCCGTCCGGCTGCGGCAAGACGACCGCGCTACGCATGCTCGCAGGGCTCGAGTCCCCGACCGAAGGCCGCATCCTGATCGACGGGCAGGATATGTCCGGCTCGCCCGCGCACCAGCGCCCCGTCAACATGGTGTTCCAGCAATACGCCCTGTTCCCGCATATGACAGCGGCCGAAAATGTCGGCTACGGCCTGCGCCAGCGCCGCCCGCGCCTTGCCGCGGCTGAAATCGCGCGCCGCGTGGATCGCGCACTTGAAACGGTCCGCTTGCCCGAATTCGGGCCGCGCCGCATCTGGCAGATGTCGGGCGGCCAGCAACAGCGCGTGGCGCTGGCTCGGGCCATCGTGAACGAACCCAAGATGCTGCTCCTCGACGAACCCATGGCAGCCCTCGACGCCAAACTCCGCGCCGAGATGCAAATGGAACTGCTTTCGCTGCAACGCTCGCTCGGCATCACTTTCGTTCTGGTCACGCATGACCAGCAGGAAGCACTGTCGATGTCCGATCGCATCTGCATCATGGGTCAGGGGCGCATCGCCCAGATCGGCACGCCGCGCGAACTCTACGACCGCCCCGCCAACCGCTACGTCGCGGGTTTCGTCGGTCGCGCGAACATCCTGCCCGCAAAGGTGCGGTCGCAAACCGGACAGGACGCGCAGGTATCGCTGGGCGACGGGCTAGATGTGACGGTACAAGCCCCCTTTGCCGTAACGGCGGGCCAGCAGGTCCACATCTCGATCCGCCCCGAGGCGCTGCGCCTCTCGGCCATCCCGCCCGCAGATGCCTCTGGCCTCGCGATCGCCGCGCAGATCACGCACAAGACGTTTCTCGGCGAACATATCGAATGCCTGCTGCACCATCCCCTTCTGGGGCAGGTGCAGGTGACTTTGCCCAGACAGGCCGAAAGAAGCCTGTCGGGTGCCGACGTGGGGACGACCGTCCACGTTCTGTGGGATCACGGCGAAGGCCTGATCCTCGGTCAAGACTGA
- a CDS encoding helix-turn-helix transcriptional regulator produces MGWHKASAGVVDALHGPEFAPALIAALRTLAPFEHSVTFAYHGDRRPLALHDEFPDWKRKVMVADYQAGPYLLDPFYLHATVQPLTVPRLVRLRDLAPDRFYQGEYFRNYYVRTELAEEIGFMVDAGQGVRVVISAMRSLRVFSAREFRDLEAALPFVAAVVRRNWGDLLAQFGEVPREGQGPALTSLIDRAFRSVGRNLLTARETEVVEYTLKGYSAEATGQAMGITPGTVRIHKRNIYAKLQIGSQGELFSRFISTLSAIK; encoded by the coding sequence ATGGGCTGGCACAAGGCAAGCGCCGGTGTGGTCGACGCGCTGCACGGGCCGGAGTTCGCGCCTGCGCTGATTGCGGCGTTGCGGACGCTTGCGCCGTTCGAACATAGCGTGACCTTTGCCTATCATGGCGATCGGCGGCCTTTGGCGCTGCATGACGAGTTTCCCGACTGGAAGCGCAAGGTGATGGTGGCCGATTATCAGGCCGGGCCCTATCTGCTCGATCCGTTCTACCTGCATGCCACGGTGCAGCCCCTGACCGTGCCGCGTCTGGTGCGTCTGCGCGACCTTGCGCCCGACCGGTTCTATCAGGGCGAGTATTTCCGCAATTACTATGTTCGCACCGAACTGGCCGAAGAGATCGGTTTCATGGTCGATGCGGGGCAGGGCGTGCGCGTGGTGATTTCGGCAATGCGCAGCCTGCGGGTGTTTTCAGCGCGGGAATTCCGCGATCTGGAGGCGGCGCTGCCCTTTGTGGCGGCTGTGGTGCGGCGGAACTGGGGGGATCTGCTGGCGCAGTTTGGCGAGGTGCCGCGCGAGGGGCAAGGGCCGGCGCTGACATCGCTGATCGACCGCGCTTTCCGCAGCGTGGGGCGCAACCTGCTGACCGCGCGCGAGACGGAAGTGGTGGAGTATACGTTGAAAGGCTATTCCGCCGAGGCGACGGGTCAGGCCATGGGCATTACGCCCGGCACGGTGCGTATCCACAAGCGCAACATCTACGCCAAGCTGCAGATCGGGTCGCAGGGCGAGTTGTTCTCGCGGTTCATTTCGACCCTGTCGGCAATAAAATAG
- a CDS encoding glycosyltransferase, with the protein MYILVAICTPVLNGAQYLKEALDSVQAQTYPNLVHVVSDNASTDETAEILARYRNARVPVVTSRAAVVLPQMANWNRALDLAPHQARWVRLLCADDRIRPDTIARATALGESNPAIGLVGCGQFRNETIENMRWGAEPLVLDGHEACRRYFEYQGSLMGPHMLVRRDLVYAKGRPFDETLVLADNDMCLRVLQDAAFAFDPEPLGFTREHDAAISRDVISRRKLHFLEWLIYMDRYGPNVYPPDRFRELRRTYLRHYVRRMLTWPADVRALHLRRLSDYGVRIGATNRLDALVNWVGKRLRLQDAWVGYPF; encoded by the coding sequence TTGTATATTCTCGTGGCGATCTGCACACCGGTCCTCAACGGTGCCCAATATCTAAAGGAAGCACTCGACTCCGTGCAGGCACAGACCTACCCGAACCTCGTCCACGTCGTCAGCGACAACGCCTCGACCGACGAAACCGCCGAAATCCTCGCCCGTTACCGCAACGCCCGCGTCCCGGTCGTGACCTCGCGCGCGGCTGTCGTGCTGCCGCAGATGGCCAACTGGAACCGCGCGCTGGACCTTGCGCCACATCAGGCGCGGTGGGTCAGGTTGCTCTGCGCCGATGACCGCATCCGCCCCGACACCATCGCCCGCGCCACAGCCTTGGGCGAAAGCAATCCTGCAATCGGCTTGGTCGGATGCGGCCAGTTCCGCAACGAGACCATCGAGAACATGCGCTGGGGCGCAGAACCGCTCGTTCTCGACGGCCACGAAGCCTGCCGCAGATATTTCGAATACCAGGGCAGCCTGATGGGGCCCCACATGCTCGTCCGGCGCGATCTCGTCTACGCCAAGGGCCGCCCCTTCGACGAAACGCTGGTCCTCGCCGACAATGACATGTGCCTGCGCGTGTTGCAGGATGCGGCCTTCGCCTTCGATCCCGAACCGCTCGGTTTCACCCGCGAACACGACGCCGCCATCAGCCGCGACGTCATTTCGAGGCGGAAACTGCACTTCCTCGAATGGCTGATCTACATGGACCGCTACGGGCCGAACGTCTATCCCCCCGACCGCTTCCGCGAACTCCGCCGGACATACCTGCGCCATTACGTCCGGCGGATGCTGACATGGCCGGCAGACGTCCGCGCGCTGCACCTGCGGCGACTAAGCGACTACGGCGTCCGCATCGGGGCGACGAACCGGCTGGATGCACTGGTGAACTGGGTCGGAAAACGCCTGAGACTTCAGGACGCCTGGGTCGGCTACCCCTTCTGA
- a CDS encoding LysR substrate-binding domain-containing protein has translation MLLPLNALRAFEAVVRTGSFTAAADQLFVTQSAVSHQIKHLEDWFGTPLFLREGNRPKPLPFAEELARNLSLSFGQIATACQRARDASTRQTLVIAAIPSVAICWLIPRLAGFRAARPDIDIRIIYAMHGRDIDFANVHLAFVFSRGSVSLPGSRIEPFLPGHSVPVCSPALAATIDPAAPPVETILSLPLLHDTDHTGWQEWFDRAGAAHRPAAAGPIFEDFNLLRAAALSGQGVALCPLAMVRPDIEANRLTRLSDVTVLDDTGYYLLWGPLGSAALLEQARAFRDWAFAERSLQDWQTDQSR, from the coding sequence GTGCTCCTCCCCCTCAACGCCCTTCGCGCCTTCGAGGCCGTCGTCCGCACCGGCTCGTTCACCGCTGCCGCAGACCAGCTCTTCGTCACGCAAAGCGCCGTCAGCCACCAGATCAAGCACCTCGAGGACTGGTTCGGCACCCCCCTCTTCCTGCGTGAAGGCAACCGCCCCAAACCCCTTCCCTTCGCCGAGGAACTGGCCCGCAACCTCTCGCTCTCCTTCGGCCAGATCGCCACCGCCTGCCAGCGCGCCCGCGATGCCTCCACACGGCAAACCCTCGTGATCGCGGCGATCCCTTCGGTCGCCATTTGCTGGCTGATCCCCCGCCTCGCCGGCTTCCGCGCAGCAAGGCCCGACATCGACATACGCATCATCTACGCCATGCACGGCCGCGACATCGACTTTGCCAATGTCCACCTCGCCTTCGTCTTCTCGCGTGGCAGCGTCTCGCTTCCCGGATCGCGGATCGAACCCTTCCTGCCCGGCCATTCGGTCCCCGTCTGCAGCCCCGCCCTCGCCGCGACGATCGACCCCGCCGCCCCGCCGGTCGAAACGATCCTCTCCCTCCCCCTCCTGCACGACACCGACCACACGGGCTGGCAGGAATGGTTCGACCGCGCGGGCGCCGCCCACCGCCCTGCCGCCGCAGGCCCGATCTTCGAAGATTTCAACCTCCTGCGCGCCGCCGCGCTCTCCGGTCAGGGCGTCGCCCTCTGCCCACTCGCCATGGTCCGCCCCGATATCGAGGCCAACCGCCTGACGCGCCTTTCCGACGTTACCGTACTCGACGATACCGGCTACTACCTGCTCTGGGGGCCCCTCGGCTCGGCCGCCCTGCTCGAACAGGCCCGCGCCTTTCGCGACTGGGCCTTCGCCGAACGCTCGCTGCAAGACTGGCAGACCGATCAATCCCGATAG
- a CDS encoding aminopeptidase P family protein, giving the protein MQRERLQNYVGNGTPVAPTFSATEMQRRLDAIRGVMAREGIDAALFTSYHCINYYSDFMFCQFGRRYGFLVDHSVATSISAGIDGGQPWRRTFGGKNVTYTDWQKDNYFHAIRQLTGGVKRLGIEFDHITIDTLNLLKSEFPGVEFVDIAGHSMKLRMIKSAEEIAHIEKMTRIADIGGGAVVEAIAVGAPEHEVALHSTATMVREIARIWPQGELLDTWTWFQSGINTDGAHNPVTSRKIEAGDILSLNCFPMVAGYYVALERTLFAEHASDEHIRLWDFNCKVHDKGKELLVPGNKCSDIAKELNEMYAAENLLQYRSFGYGHSFGVLCHYYGREAGLELREDCDTVLEPGMVVSMEPMITIPDHMAGAGGYREHDILVITDKGNRNITGFPYGPEHLIVKGKRKAAQ; this is encoded by the coding sequence ATGCAACGCGAGAGACTTCAGAACTATGTCGGCAACGGCACGCCCGTTGCGCCCACGTTTTCGGCGACCGAGATGCAGCGGCGTCTGGATGCGATCCGGGGTGTGATGGCCAGGGAAGGCATCGATGCGGCGCTGTTCACCAGCTACCATTGCATCAACTACTACTCGGATTTCATGTTCTGCCAGTTCGGGCGGCGCTACGGGTTTCTGGTGGACCATTCGGTCGCCACGTCGATTTCTGCGGGCATCGACGGCGGGCAGCCGTGGCGGCGGACCTTCGGTGGCAAGAATGTCACCTATACCGACTGGCAAAAGGACAACTATTTCCACGCGATCCGCCAGCTGACCGGCGGCGTCAAGCGGCTGGGGATCGAGTTCGACCACATCACCATCGACACGCTGAACCTGCTCAAGTCCGAATTCCCCGGCGTGGAATTCGTCGACATCGCAGGCCATTCGATGAAGCTGCGGATGATCAAATCGGCCGAGGAAATCGCCCATATCGAAAAGATGACCCGCATCGCCGATATCGGCGGCGGCGCCGTGGTGGAAGCCATCGCGGTCGGCGCCCCCGAGCACGAGGTCGCGCTGCATTCCACCGCCACCATGGTGCGCGAGATCGCCCGCATCTGGCCGCAGGGCGAGCTTTTGGACACCTGGACGTGGTTCCAGTCGGGCATCAACACCGACGGCGCGCATAACCCGGTGACCAGCCGCAAGATCGAGGCGGGCGACATCCTGTCGCTCAACTGCTTCCCGATGGTGGCCGGCTACTATGTGGCGCTGGAGCGCACGCTGTTTGCGGAACACGCGAGTGACGAGCATATCCGGCTGTGGGACTTCAACTGCAAGGTCCATGACAAGGGCAAGGAGCTGCTGGTTCCGGGCAACAAGTGCAGCGATATCGCCAAGGAATTGAACGAGATGTATGCGGCCGAGAACCTGCTGCAATACCGCTCGTTCGGCTATGGCCATTCGTTCGGCGTGCTGTGCCACTACTACGGCCGCGAGGCGGGGCTTGAGCTGCGCGAGGATTGCGACACGGTTCTGGAGCCGGGCATGGTGGTGTCGATGGAGCCGATGATCACCATTCCGGACCACATGGCAGGCGCGGGCGGCTACCGCGAGCATGACATCCTGGTGATCACCGACAAGGGCAACCGCAATATCACCGGCTTCCCCTACGGACCCGAGCACCTGATCGTCAAAGGCAAGCGCAAGGCCGCGCAGTAA
- a CDS encoding CoA-binding protein → MDGSDGDAVIRDVLGRVKTIAVVGWSPKPERASHGVAAFLHRRGYRVVPVNPGQAGQVALGEVVRASLSEIDGPVDMVDIFRRSEEAGAVVDEALRVLPGLVAVWMQLGVVDEAAAARARAAGVAVVMDRCPAIEMGRLGL, encoded by the coding sequence ATGGATGGCAGCGACGGGGATGCGGTGATCCGCGATGTGCTGGGGCGGGTGAAGACGATTGCCGTGGTCGGCTGGTCGCCCAAGCCCGAGCGGGCAAGCCACGGGGTGGCGGCGTTTTTGCACCGGCGCGGGTACCGGGTTGTTCCGGTCAACCCCGGACAGGCCGGGCAGGTGGCGCTGGGCGAGGTGGTGCGGGCGTCACTGTCCGAAATCGATGGGCCGGTGGATATGGTCGACATCTTCCGCCGGTCCGAGGAGGCAGGCGCGGTGGTGGACGAGGCGCTGCGCGTGCTGCCGGGGCTGGTGGCGGTCTGGATGCAGCTTGGCGTGGTGGACGAGGCGGCTGCGGCGCGGGCACGGGCGGCGGGGGTGGCGGTGGTGATGGACCGCTGTCCGGCGATAGAGATGGGGAGGTTGGGGTTGTGA
- a CDS encoding DUF4231 domain-containing protein, whose protein sequence is MEFRINCVGHKKACTVKSFSYPPIYHAAGDFSDKSQQRYFRLIILEYALLIVASFVSANAYEDRTYYAGSALIFLITMMVAATRNWLKPEQDWYKGRALAESIKTSSWRYAMRSAPFGNENDEAETREEFQQHLRLILDANRSIGDKIPADRAAEDQITSRMGEIRASDWMERLKFYREHRVNEQLRWYTKRAEENKNRSTLWVGTAIIIYLFAIAASLMRIAHLEIGIIPVDTFILAASTIVGWTQIKKFNELASSYTLTAHEIGLTFGPLRQVKNEEQLAKFVLEAEQAFSREHTQWVARQSFQ, encoded by the coding sequence TTGGAATTCCGCATCAATTGTGTCGGCCATAAGAAGGCTTGTACCGTGAAAAGTTTTTCCTACCCCCCAATTTACCATGCAGCTGGAGACTTTTCAGATAAATCGCAGCAACGTTATTTTAGACTCATAATCCTTGAATATGCCTTGTTGATAGTTGCGTCATTCGTCTCAGCGAATGCTTATGAAGACCGAACGTATTATGCAGGTTCAGCCCTCATTTTCCTTATTACCATGATGGTCGCTGCTACGCGCAACTGGTTAAAACCTGAGCAAGATTGGTACAAGGGGAGGGCTCTTGCGGAATCGATAAAGACTTCTTCTTGGCGGTATGCCATGCGCTCCGCTCCTTTTGGGAACGAGAACGACGAAGCCGAGACCCGCGAAGAGTTTCAGCAGCATTTACGACTGATTTTGGATGCCAATAGGTCCATTGGCGACAAGATACCTGCTGACAGAGCGGCAGAAGATCAAATTACCTCTCGAATGGGAGAGATTCGCGCCTCGGACTGGATGGAAAGATTAAAGTTTTATCGGGAGCATCGAGTTAATGAACAGCTTAGATGGTACACAAAGCGCGCCGAAGAGAACAAGAACAGGAGCACGCTCTGGGTAGGAACAGCAATCATAATTTATTTGTTCGCCATCGCTGCAAGCCTCATGCGCATTGCGCACCTTGAAATCGGCATTATTCCAGTCGACACGTTTATTCTTGCCGCATCAACTATAGTTGGCTGGACACAAATCAAGAAATTTAATGAATTAGCCTCATCGTATACTTTAACCGCACACGAAATCGGCCTTACATTCGGCCCATTAAGACAAGTTAAGAATGAAGAGCAACTCGCCAAATTTGTATTAGAAGCTGAACAAGCTTTCTCTCGCGAGCATACGCAATGGGTCGCTCGTCAATCGTTTCAATAG
- a CDS encoding TIR domain-containing protein, with translation MPALHNYRLFISHAWSYSERYNRAVRFLNEAPNFRWSNYSVPVDDAFPRMSSAQLTEAIRNQIRPVQCVVIVSGMYVNHSDWIQFEMDFAKDLGKPILGIRRWGEQRTPVAVETAADEMVSWNSASIVSAIRRLVP, from the coding sequence ATGCCGGCATTGCACAATTATCGCCTGTTCATCAGCCATGCTTGGTCATACAGTGAAAGATACAACCGAGCTGTGCGTTTCCTAAATGAAGCGCCCAATTTTAGATGGTCTAACTACTCTGTACCTGTTGATGACGCATTCCCGAGGATGAGTTCTGCACAACTCACCGAAGCAATACGGAACCAAATTAGACCTGTACAGTGCGTCGTTATTGTTTCTGGAATGTATGTAAACCATAGTGATTGGATCCAGTTCGAAATGGATTTCGCTAAGGATCTGGGGAAACCCATATTGGGCATTCGAAGGTGGGGCGAACAACGTACGCCAGTTGCAGTTGAAACAGCGGCAGATGAAATGGTTTCTTGGAATTCCGCATCAATTGTGTCGGCCATAAGAAGGCTTGTACCGTGA